A portion of the Streptomyces platensis genome contains these proteins:
- a CDS encoding AfsR/SARP family transcriptional regulator has translation MHYAILGPLRLVINGEPRPIRSRNLSIILATLLVKAGSIVTVDDLIGEVWAQPPQRARDAIYVHISKLRQQLGNKSQDDVIWSQFPGYLMRLHGEQLDLQLFHRHRIDGHRNMVNGDYQAAARDWKSGLSLCRGTLLGGAYAGPILGSFDSWLEQSRTDCIELTAWSQLSAGLCHEVIDFLSLHLTRYPLNEILYQQLMLAFFLSRHRAQSLRIFHRARQTLAGELGINPGGDLRMMQDIVLSDDVSRAKRVIASAVASRVSDLRPSGAPAPSSFC, from the coding sequence GTGCACTATGCAATTCTCGGGCCGCTCCGCCTGGTCATTAATGGTGAACCTCGACCCATTCGATCCCGGAACTTATCGATTATTCTGGCCACTCTCCTCGTGAAGGCGGGAAGTATCGTCACCGTCGACGACCTCATCGGCGAGGTATGGGCTCAGCCGCCCCAACGGGCGCGCGACGCGATCTACGTGCACATCTCCAAACTGCGCCAGCAACTCGGCAACAAGTCCCAGGACGACGTGATATGGAGTCAATTCCCGGGCTATCTGATGCGCCTCCATGGCGAGCAACTGGACCTCCAGTTGTTTCATCGCCACCGGATCGACGGACACCGCAACATGGTGAATGGTGACTACCAAGCCGCGGCCCGCGACTGGAAATCCGGGCTCTCCCTCTGCCGGGGCACCCTGCTCGGCGGGGCCTACGCCGGGCCCATCCTCGGCAGCTTCGACTCGTGGCTGGAGCAGTCACGCACGGACTGCATCGAGCTGACCGCATGGTCACAGCTCAGTGCCGGCCTGTGCCACGAGGTGATCGACTTCCTTTCCCTGCATCTGACGCGGTATCCGCTGAACGAGATCTTGTACCAGCAGTTGATGCTGGCGTTCTTCTTGTCGCGCCATCGCGCCCAATCCCTCCGGATTTTCCATCGGGCCCGTCAGACGCTCGCCGGCGAACTCGGTATCAATCCGGGCGGAGATCTCCGGATGATGCAGGACATCGTCCTGTCCGACGACGTCAGCCGAGCCAAGCGGGTCATTGCGTCCGCCGTGGCGTCACGCGTCAGCGACCTACGGCCTTCGGGAGCGCCGGCGCCCTCCTCCTTCTGTTGA